The Dethiosulfovibrio peptidovorans DSM 11002 genome has a window encoding:
- the ppdK gene encoding pyruvate, phosphate dikinase, with translation MIKYVYDFSEGSSDMKALLGGKGANLAQMVKEGLAVPPGFTVTTEACLRYLEEGREFVQSLWIDVETALERLESQTGRTFGSGPEPLLVSVRSGAPISMPGMMDTILNLGLNDDTRSALAEMVGDDRFAWDSYRRFIQMFGNVVKGVPSERFESILEEVRRNKGVALDHQLDAEALASLVKRYLSLYEEVTGETFPSDPWIQLREAVEAVFDSWNTARAKTYRKIHGIDDSMGTAVNVVAMVYGNLGGDSGTGVCFSRNPADGEKKLYGEFLVNAQGEDVVAGIRTPQPIGELTRVMPEIFEELKATADRLERRFKDMQDIEFTVERGKLYILQTRTGKRSAEAAVRIAVEMEKEGLIDRNEALGRISPEQVERLLHSQIDPNCVPDVISRGLPASPGAAVGRIVFDPDEAVAMAEKGESVVLVRPETTPDDIHGLYAAKGILTSRGGMTSHAAVVARGLGKPCVSGAEDVSIDLEGGRLLTEDREFVKGDFITVDGSTGRVIAGEVPLSLPSISDELNTVLDWADEAADLQVWANGDTPEDAKRARSFGAKGIGLCRTEHMFMAEDRFPVMQRMVVAESLEERQEALDDLRAMQVEDFVGIFREMDGLPVIVRLLDPPLHEFLPKIPELDKRIVEADSAGYDTSKLRKMKSRAESLREVNPMLGFRGCRLGIVYPEIYGMQIRAIFDAMSSLPDVNLKVEIMMPLVQTKGEMALLREMVDSIASEYPQASLSYLVGTMIELPRAALRAAELAEDAEFFSFGTNDLTQTCLGLSRDDVESKFMKEYVDKGIFPISPFHVLDRDGVGELMAIAFERGRKARPDISIGICGEHGGDPKSVAFCHSLGLNYVSCSPFRVPVARMAAGWAALGLIE, from the coding sequence ATGATCAAGTACGTCTACGACTTTTCCGAAGGTTCGTCCGACATGAAGGCTCTTCTAGGAGGGAAAGGGGCCAACCTGGCCCAGATGGTCAAGGAGGGGCTGGCCGTTCCGCCCGGTTTCACCGTTACCACCGAGGCCTGTCTTCGTTATCTGGAGGAGGGAAGGGAGTTCGTTCAGTCTCTTTGGATCGACGTCGAGACCGCTCTGGAGAGGCTGGAGAGCCAGACAGGCAGGACTTTCGGCTCCGGCCCCGAGCCGCTTCTCGTGTCCGTTCGGTCCGGAGCCCCGATCTCTATGCCTGGCATGATGGATACGATCTTGAACCTGGGGCTGAACGACGATACCAGATCCGCCTTGGCCGAGATGGTGGGAGACGACCGCTTTGCCTGGGACAGCTACAGGCGTTTCATCCAGATGTTCGGGAACGTGGTCAAGGGGGTTCCCTCCGAGCGGTTCGAGTCGATCTTGGAGGAGGTCCGAAGGAACAAGGGAGTTGCCTTAGATCACCAGCTCGACGCGGAGGCCCTGGCCTCGTTGGTTAAACGTTATCTCTCCCTCTACGAGGAGGTTACTGGAGAGACCTTCCCCTCCGATCCCTGGATCCAGCTGAGGGAGGCGGTAGAGGCGGTATTCGACAGCTGGAACACCGCTAGGGCGAAGACCTACAGGAAAATTCACGGTATAGACGATTCCATGGGGACCGCCGTCAACGTCGTGGCAATGGTGTATGGAAATCTGGGCGGCGACAGCGGAACCGGTGTCTGTTTCAGTCGTAATCCAGCCGACGGAGAGAAAAAGCTCTACGGGGAGTTCCTGGTCAACGCTCAGGGAGAGGACGTTGTCGCCGGGATAAGAACCCCTCAGCCGATCGGGGAATTGACCAGGGTGATGCCGGAGATCTTCGAGGAGCTGAAGGCGACGGCGGACCGTCTGGAGAGACGCTTCAAGGATATGCAGGACATAGAGTTCACCGTCGAACGAGGAAAGCTGTACATATTGCAGACCAGGACGGGAAAGAGGTCTGCCGAGGCCGCAGTCAGAATCGCCGTCGAGATGGAAAAAGAGGGGTTAATCGATAGGAACGAGGCACTCGGCAGGATATCTCCCGAACAGGTGGAGAGGCTTCTCCACAGTCAGATCGATCCGAACTGCGTTCCCGATGTAATCTCCCGAGGGCTTCCCGCCTCTCCGGGGGCTGCTGTGGGGCGTATAGTCTTCGATCCCGACGAGGCGGTGGCTATGGCCGAGAAGGGGGAGTCGGTGGTGTTGGTGAGGCCGGAGACCACTCCGGACGATATACACGGCCTCTACGCCGCCAAGGGTATACTGACCTCCCGGGGAGGAATGACCAGTCACGCCGCCGTGGTGGCTCGTGGACTAGGCAAGCCCTGCGTCAGCGGGGCGGAAGATGTCTCGATCGATCTAGAGGGAGGGCGTCTTCTGACCGAGGATAGGGAGTTCGTAAAGGGCGACTTCATCACGGTCGACGGTTCCACCGGAAGGGTCATAGCGGGAGAGGTTCCTCTCTCTTTGCCGTCCATATCCGACGAGCTTAATACGGTGCTCGATTGGGCCGACGAGGCGGCGGACCTTCAGGTATGGGCCAACGGAGATACTCCGGAGGACGCTAAAAGGGCTCGATCCTTCGGGGCCAAGGGAATAGGTCTCTGTCGAACCGAGCATATGTTCATGGCGGAGGACCGTTTTCCCGTGATGCAGAGGATGGTCGTGGCCGAGTCTCTGGAGGAGAGGCAGGAGGCCCTGGACGACCTTCGTGCTATGCAGGTGGAGGATTTTGTCGGCATTTTCCGAGAGATGGACGGCCTTCCAGTCATAGTCCGGCTGCTCGATCCGCCTCTTCACGAATTTCTGCCCAAGATACCGGAGCTGGATAAAAGGATAGTCGAGGCCGATTCCGCCGGGTATGACACGTCTAAACTTCGAAAGATGAAGAGTCGGGCGGAGTCCCTTCGAGAGGTGAATCCCATGCTGGGATTCCGGGGATGCCGGTTGGGCATAGTCTATCCCGAGATCTACGGAATGCAGATTCGGGCGATATTCGACGCCATGTCCTCTCTCCCCGACGTGAACCTCAAGGTGGAGATAATGATGCCTTTGGTCCAGACCAAGGGAGAGATGGCGTTGCTGAGGGAAATGGTCGACTCCATAGCGTCCGAGTATCCTCAGGCCTCTCTAAGTTATCTGGTAGGCACCATGATCGAGCTTCCCAGGGCGGCTCTTCGGGCTGCCGAGCTGGCGGAGGACGCCGAGTTCTTCAGTTTTGGGACCAACGACCTGACCCAGACCTGTCTGGGGCTCTCCAGGGACGACGTGGAGTCCAAGTTCATGAAGGAATACGTCGACAAGGGGATCTTCCCTATCAGCCCCTTTCACGTTCTGGACAGAGACGGAGTGGGGGAGCTCATGGCGATCGCTTTCGAGAGAGGCAGGAAGGCCAGGCCGGATATTTCCATAGGCATCTGTGGTGAACACGGAGGGGATCCTAAGAGCGTTGCTTTCTGTCATAGTCTCGGATTGAACTACGTCAGCTGTTCGCCCTTCAGGGTCCCGGTGGCCAGGATGGCAGCGGGTTGGGCCGCCCTGGGCCTGATAGAGTGA